The following are from one region of the Sorghum bicolor cultivar BTx623 chromosome 2, Sorghum_bicolor_NCBIv3, whole genome shotgun sequence genome:
- the LOC8060284 gene encoding uncharacterized protein LOC8060284 isoform X1 produces the protein MAPPRSLAGAAIAAAAAAIVLSCLFYRRKCARLAARVREVEASLVAAAEKVAAERRGRVRAQQSLRRALSQQEPRSDEARPAKATAPASYPLAPIGTVQSCFSTRNGTPRQPLVVTLARATVALDPARVPAAALEGLASYSHCWILYVFHLNTDLDKLWKDPARSKLKAKVELMESSDISWKVRVPRLKGGKMGVLATRSPHRPNPIGLSVAKVEAVDGHALLLSGVDLVDGTPVLDIKPYLPYSDSVKGAAVPNWLEVDGALAVESVHFSEHFISALPTCWMHVQKQSLYASADEFQDLIKQVLSWDIRSISQRTRPHQVSMEADANGHCGEGTDDDHSDAGHCGVVYHLHLEGIDVSYRIDQGSNIVVEDAALLPDVVQKRHGYLAWRDKLGSSVL, from the exons atggcgccgccgcgaagcctcgccggcgccgccatagctgccgccgccgcagccatcGTCCTCTCAT GCTTGTTCTACAGGCGCAAATGCGCTCGTCTGGCCGCGCGGGTCCGCGAGGTGGAGGCCTCACTGGTAGCCGCTGCAGAGAAGGTCGCTGCCGAGCGCCGTGGCAGAGTGCGGGCCCAGCAG TCGCTGAGAAGGGCTCTGAGTCAGCAGGAGCCTCGCTCCGACGAGGCGAGGCCGGCCAAGGCCACCGCCCCAGCATCTTACCCGCTGGCACCGATTGGCACTGTCCAGTCCTGCTTCTCCACCAG GAATGGTACACCAAGGCAGCCTTTGGTAGTTACGCTGGCCAGGGCAACTGTGGCGCTTGATCCAGCCCGAGTCCCCGCAGCAGCCCTGGAGGGACTAGCTAGTTACTCACATTGCTGGATTCTTTATGTTTTTCACCTTAACACTGATCTTGATAAACTGTGGAAAGATCCTGCTAGGTCTAAGCTAAAAGCTAAG GTTGAACTAATGGAATCTTCTGATATCTCATGGAAGGTAAGGGTACCGAGATTGAAAGGGGGCAAGATGGGGGTTTTGGCAACTAGATCACCACATCGGCCTAATCCAATCGGACTCAGCGTAGCAAAG GTGGAGGCAGTGGATGGGCACGCTCTTTTGCTTTCTGGAGTAGATTTGGTTGATGGCACG CCTGTGCTTGATATTAAACCATACCTGCCATATTCTGACAGTGTTAAAGGTGCAGCTGTTCCCAATTGGTTAGAG GTTGATGGTGCATTAGCTGTGGAGTCTGTCCATTTTTCCGAACACTTCATTTCTGCGCTTCCCACCTGCTGGATGCATGTA CAGAAGCAGTCACTCTATGCTTCAGCAGACGAGTTTCAGGATCTGATCAAGCAGGTCCTTTCCTGGGACATCAGATCGATCTCACAGCGGACCCGTCCCCATCAAGTGAGCATGGAAGCTGATGCCAACGGCCACTGTGGCGAAGGCACTGATGATGACCATAGCGACGCAGGTCACTGCGGTGTGGTTTACCACCTACATCTTGAAGGCATCGATGTATCGTAcagaatcgatcagggctccaACATTGTCGTCGAGGACGCCGCCCTTCTTCCGGATGTCGTCCAGAAACGGCATGGTTATTTGGCGTGGAGGGATAAACTTGGCAGCAGCGTTTTGTAG
- the LOC8060284 gene encoding uncharacterized protein LOC8060284 isoform X3, whose amino-acid sequence MAPPRSLAGAAIAAAAAAIVLSCLFYRRKCARLAARVREVEASLVAAAEKVAAERRGRVRAQQSLRRALSQQEPRSDEARPAKATAPASYPLAPIGTVQSCFSTRNGTPRQPLVVTLARATVALDPARVPAAALEGLASYSHCWILYVFHLNTDLDKLWKDPARSKLKAKVRVPRLKGGKMGVLATRSPHRPNPIGLSVAKVEAVDGHALLLSGVDLVDGTPVLDIKPYLPYSDSVKGAAVPNWLEVDGALAVESVHFSEHFISALPTCWMHVQKQSLYASADEFQDLIKQVLSWDIRSISQRTRPHQVSMEADANGHCGEGTDDDHSDAGHCGVVYHLHLEGIDVSYRIDQGSNIVVEDAALLPDVVQKRHGYLAWRDKLGSSVL is encoded by the exons atggcgccgccgcgaagcctcgccggcgccgccatagctgccgccgccgcagccatcGTCCTCTCAT GCTTGTTCTACAGGCGCAAATGCGCTCGTCTGGCCGCGCGGGTCCGCGAGGTGGAGGCCTCACTGGTAGCCGCTGCAGAGAAGGTCGCTGCCGAGCGCCGTGGCAGAGTGCGGGCCCAGCAG TCGCTGAGAAGGGCTCTGAGTCAGCAGGAGCCTCGCTCCGACGAGGCGAGGCCGGCCAAGGCCACCGCCCCAGCATCTTACCCGCTGGCACCGATTGGCACTGTCCAGTCCTGCTTCTCCACCAG GAATGGTACACCAAGGCAGCCTTTGGTAGTTACGCTGGCCAGGGCAACTGTGGCGCTTGATCCAGCCCGAGTCCCCGCAGCAGCCCTGGAGGGACTAGCTAGTTACTCACATTGCTGGATTCTTTATGTTTTTCACCTTAACACTGATCTTGATAAACTGTGGAAAGATCCTGCTAGGTCTAAGCTAAAAGCTAAG GTAAGGGTACCGAGATTGAAAGGGGGCAAGATGGGGGTTTTGGCAACTAGATCACCACATCGGCCTAATCCAATCGGACTCAGCGTAGCAAAG GTGGAGGCAGTGGATGGGCACGCTCTTTTGCTTTCTGGAGTAGATTTGGTTGATGGCACG CCTGTGCTTGATATTAAACCATACCTGCCATATTCTGACAGTGTTAAAGGTGCAGCTGTTCCCAATTGGTTAGAG GTTGATGGTGCATTAGCTGTGGAGTCTGTCCATTTTTCCGAACACTTCATTTCTGCGCTTCCCACCTGCTGGATGCATGTA CAGAAGCAGTCACTCTATGCTTCAGCAGACGAGTTTCAGGATCTGATCAAGCAGGTCCTTTCCTGGGACATCAGATCGATCTCACAGCGGACCCGTCCCCATCAAGTGAGCATGGAAGCTGATGCCAACGGCCACTGTGGCGAAGGCACTGATGATGACCATAGCGACGCAGGTCACTGCGGTGTGGTTTACCACCTACATCTTGAAGGCATCGATGTATCGTAcagaatcgatcagggctccaACATTGTCGTCGAGGACGCCGCCCTTCTTCCGGATGTCGTCCAGAAACGGCATGGTTATTTGGCGTGGAGGGATAAACTTGGCAGCAGCGTTTTGTAG
- the LOC8060284 gene encoding uncharacterized protein LOC8060284 isoform X2: MAPPRSLAGAAIAAAAAAIVLSCLFYRRKCARLAARVREVEASLVAAAEKVAAERRGRVRAQQSLRRALSQQEPRSDEARPAKATAPASYPLAPIGTVQSCFSTRNGTPRQPLVVTLARATVALDPARVPAAALEGLASYSHCWILYVFHLNTDLDKLWKDPARSKLKAKVELMESSDISWKVRVPRLKGGKMGVLATRSPHRPNPIGLSVAKVEAVDGHALLLSGVDLVDGTPVLDIKPYLPYSDSVKGAAVPNWLEVDGALAVESVHFSEHFISALPTCWMHVKQSLYASADEFQDLIKQVLSWDIRSISQRTRPHQVSMEADANGHCGEGTDDDHSDAGHCGVVYHLHLEGIDVSYRIDQGSNIVVEDAALLPDVVQKRHGYLAWRDKLGSSVL; this comes from the exons atggcgccgccgcgaagcctcgccggcgccgccatagctgccgccgccgcagccatcGTCCTCTCAT GCTTGTTCTACAGGCGCAAATGCGCTCGTCTGGCCGCGCGGGTCCGCGAGGTGGAGGCCTCACTGGTAGCCGCTGCAGAGAAGGTCGCTGCCGAGCGCCGTGGCAGAGTGCGGGCCCAGCAG TCGCTGAGAAGGGCTCTGAGTCAGCAGGAGCCTCGCTCCGACGAGGCGAGGCCGGCCAAGGCCACCGCCCCAGCATCTTACCCGCTGGCACCGATTGGCACTGTCCAGTCCTGCTTCTCCACCAG GAATGGTACACCAAGGCAGCCTTTGGTAGTTACGCTGGCCAGGGCAACTGTGGCGCTTGATCCAGCCCGAGTCCCCGCAGCAGCCCTGGAGGGACTAGCTAGTTACTCACATTGCTGGATTCTTTATGTTTTTCACCTTAACACTGATCTTGATAAACTGTGGAAAGATCCTGCTAGGTCTAAGCTAAAAGCTAAG GTTGAACTAATGGAATCTTCTGATATCTCATGGAAGGTAAGGGTACCGAGATTGAAAGGGGGCAAGATGGGGGTTTTGGCAACTAGATCACCACATCGGCCTAATCCAATCGGACTCAGCGTAGCAAAG GTGGAGGCAGTGGATGGGCACGCTCTTTTGCTTTCTGGAGTAGATTTGGTTGATGGCACG CCTGTGCTTGATATTAAACCATACCTGCCATATTCTGACAGTGTTAAAGGTGCAGCTGTTCCCAATTGGTTAGAG GTTGATGGTGCATTAGCTGTGGAGTCTGTCCATTTTTCCGAACACTTCATTTCTGCGCTTCCCACCTGCTGGATGCATGTA AAGCAGTCACTCTATGCTTCAGCAGACGAGTTTCAGGATCTGATCAAGCAGGTCCTTTCCTGGGACATCAGATCGATCTCACAGCGGACCCGTCCCCATCAAGTGAGCATGGAAGCTGATGCCAACGGCCACTGTGGCGAAGGCACTGATGATGACCATAGCGACGCAGGTCACTGCGGTGTGGTTTACCACCTACATCTTGAAGGCATCGATGTATCGTAcagaatcgatcagggctccaACATTGTCGTCGAGGACGCCGCCCTTCTTCCGGATGTCGTCCAGAAACGGCATGGTTATTTGGCGTGGAGGGATAAACTTGGCAGCAGCGTTTTGTAG
- the LOC8060284 gene encoding uncharacterized protein LOC8060284 isoform X4, with product MAPPRSLAGAAIAAAAAAIVLSCLFYRRKCARLAARVREVEASLVAAAEKVAAERRGRVRAQQSLRRALSQQEPRSDEARPAKATAPASYPLAPIGTVQSCFSTRNGTPRQPLVVTLARATVALDPARVPAAALEGLASYSHCWILYVFHLNTDLDKLWKDPARSKLKAKVRVPRLKGGKMGVLATRSPHRPNPIGLSVAKVEAVDGHALLLSGVDLVDGTPVLDIKPYLPYSDSVKGAAVPNWLEVDGALAVESVHFSEHFISALPTCWMHVKQSLYASADEFQDLIKQVLSWDIRSISQRTRPHQVSMEADANGHCGEGTDDDHSDAGHCGVVYHLHLEGIDVSYRIDQGSNIVVEDAALLPDVVQKRHGYLAWRDKLGSSVL from the exons atggcgccgccgcgaagcctcgccggcgccgccatagctgccgccgccgcagccatcGTCCTCTCAT GCTTGTTCTACAGGCGCAAATGCGCTCGTCTGGCCGCGCGGGTCCGCGAGGTGGAGGCCTCACTGGTAGCCGCTGCAGAGAAGGTCGCTGCCGAGCGCCGTGGCAGAGTGCGGGCCCAGCAG TCGCTGAGAAGGGCTCTGAGTCAGCAGGAGCCTCGCTCCGACGAGGCGAGGCCGGCCAAGGCCACCGCCCCAGCATCTTACCCGCTGGCACCGATTGGCACTGTCCAGTCCTGCTTCTCCACCAG GAATGGTACACCAAGGCAGCCTTTGGTAGTTACGCTGGCCAGGGCAACTGTGGCGCTTGATCCAGCCCGAGTCCCCGCAGCAGCCCTGGAGGGACTAGCTAGTTACTCACATTGCTGGATTCTTTATGTTTTTCACCTTAACACTGATCTTGATAAACTGTGGAAAGATCCTGCTAGGTCTAAGCTAAAAGCTAAG GTAAGGGTACCGAGATTGAAAGGGGGCAAGATGGGGGTTTTGGCAACTAGATCACCACATCGGCCTAATCCAATCGGACTCAGCGTAGCAAAG GTGGAGGCAGTGGATGGGCACGCTCTTTTGCTTTCTGGAGTAGATTTGGTTGATGGCACG CCTGTGCTTGATATTAAACCATACCTGCCATATTCTGACAGTGTTAAAGGTGCAGCTGTTCCCAATTGGTTAGAG GTTGATGGTGCATTAGCTGTGGAGTCTGTCCATTTTTCCGAACACTTCATTTCTGCGCTTCCCACCTGCTGGATGCATGTA AAGCAGTCACTCTATGCTTCAGCAGACGAGTTTCAGGATCTGATCAAGCAGGTCCTTTCCTGGGACATCAGATCGATCTCACAGCGGACCCGTCCCCATCAAGTGAGCATGGAAGCTGATGCCAACGGCCACTGTGGCGAAGGCACTGATGATGACCATAGCGACGCAGGTCACTGCGGTGTGGTTTACCACCTACATCTTGAAGGCATCGATGTATCGTAcagaatcgatcagggctccaACATTGTCGTCGAGGACGCCGCCCTTCTTCCGGATGTCGTCCAGAAACGGCATGGTTATTTGGCGTGGAGGGATAAACTTGGCAGCAGCGTTTTGTAG